The Kocuria flava nucleotide sequence CGTAGTGCAGCTCGAGGGACAGCGCGAGCAGGTGCAGGGAGTAGAGGGTGAGGGTCATCGAGCCCATCGCCGACAGCGGCAGCACCCACTGCCCGACGCCGCGGGCGAGGATCAGGAAGAAGCCCACCGCGGCCACGGCCGTGCCGGTCGCCGAGAGCAGCGTCAGCGGGGTGCTGGTGTAGGGGGCGATGATCGCGAGCCACCACCAGCTGCCGGTGGGCAGCTCCTCGTCCGGGCCGTAGATCATCGTGTCGCTGATCGCCTCCCGGGTGACCCAGTCCTCGCTCCACAGCATCCCCTCGTAGCCGCCGGCCTGGAAGACCAGCACCCACGAGACCAGCCACGCGATCGCGGCGAGCATCACCCCGAAGGCCAGCAGCAGCGCCTGGGTGCGGCCCTCGTGCAGGTCCAGCCGGCCGATGCCCAGACCCACGAGCAGGTAGGCCATGTAGGACAGGGCCGGGAAGGTGCCGGTCAGCAGCAGCTGCACGAGCGTGGCGCCGGGCTCGGCGAGCAGCGAGGTGAACGTGGGGTTGTACTGCTCGGAGGACAGCGGGGCCTCGCCCAGCAGGTGCAGCAGCACGGGACCCGCCACCATGAACCCCGCCGCCCATGCGAACAGGGACCGGGCGCGCAGGTGCAGGAACGGGATCGCGAGCAGGAAGAACACCCCGTAGTAGACGAGGATGTTGAACGCCGGCACGTCGTCGGGGGTGTTGCCGGGCAGCACGTGGTTGATCGAGAGCCCGAGCAGCGCGATCAGCAGGGCGCGCACGGCCACCCCGA carries:
- a CDS encoding heparan-alpha-glucosaminide N-acetyltransferase domain-containing protein, which codes for MTDDQHRTAPQAPWSGTPTTPPAVGTDPGPAAPGDARPAGPRRPRLIGIDAARGFALIGMISIHIMPMWDPETFEPTAQWTVFAGRSAALFALLAGVGLAFSSGGRHPHGGRTMTADRVGVAVRALLIALLGLSINHVLPGNTPDDVPAFNILVYYGVFFLLAIPFLHLRARSLFAWAAGFMVAGPVLLHLLGEAPLSSEQYNPTFTSLLAEPGATLVQLLLTGTFPALSYMAYLLVGLGIGRLDLHEGRTQALLLAFGVMLAAIAWLVSWVLVFQAGGYEGMLWSEDWVTREAISDTMIYGPDEELPTGSWWWLAIIAPYTSTPLTLLSATGTAVAAVGFFLILARGVGQWVLPLSAMGSMTLTLYSLHLLALSLELHYDQPAWFVIHVAVAAALALVWRQLFGQGPLERAVAEAVRAVRRPVLARGTR